The Candidatus Manganitrophus noduliformans genome window below encodes:
- a CDS encoding HTH domain-containing protein, producing the protein MEDFKDIITGLEQRIHVYKSKLQELQKKREKIEDEIKTVKKYLELAETLYRVEIEKVKWAQPSNQLTSEVEKEKGGKPTSEGHDHSKEILLEKTKYAGLSVPQATFLLLKEAGKPLHAKEIYQKLTEGGVRIRGKTPVTSVAISLSRDKRFKKIAPNTFTLVEETGPETLLGKNPAGS; encoded by the coding sequence GTGGAAGACTTCAAAGATATTATTACAGGTCTTGAGCAGCGAATTCACGTTTACAAATCGAAACTTCAAGAGCTTCAAAAGAAACGTGAAAAGATCGAGGATGAGATTAAGACTGTCAAAAAATACCTAGAGCTCGCCGAAACGCTTTACCGAGTTGAGATTGAAAAGGTCAAGTGGGCTCAGCCTTCCAATCAACTTACTTCAGAAGTGGAAAAAGAGAAGGGGGGCAAACCCACCTCCGAAGGCCACGATCACTCCAAAGAAATTCTTCTGGAAAAAACCAAATATGCCGGGCTCTCCGTCCCACAGGCGACCTTCTTGCTCTTGAAAGAGGCCGGTAAGCCGCTACACGCCAAAGAAATATACCAAAAACTTACGGAGGGGGGTGTTCGCATCAGGGGGAAGACCCCTGTGACCTCGGTCGCCATCTCCCTTTCAAGGGATAAGCGCTTCAAGAAAATCGCGCCGAATACATTCACGCTTGTTGAGGAGACAGGGCCGGAAACCCTGTTGGGAAAAAACCCTGCTGGGTCATGA
- the holA gene encoding DNA polymerase III subunit delta has protein sequence MTYTEAVKHLEQARFSPIYLLTGEEPFFIQQILSRFREKVLEEASRDFNYDHFQGESLDPHQVLMTAKTFPLFSARRLVIIQNADLIKDERETLLSYLESPCDTTVLVFVAAKPDMRKKLFTALKKKGTAIHCAPLSEQALPGWIAQEGKRRGVSLSEEATWYLKERLGNDLFLIQQEIDKFSLHSSDKKEVSLEMVQQLIAGGRSHSIFELVRAVGEKNLKRSLTLLSSLLEEGEHPLFILTMLTRQWRLMATAREGIDAGKSETAVGKKVPMPPSLLPAFFKQLRNWKESEIRRAFDLSLAADSQLKGGRQSAPQVLEMLLLDLCRPHPTSQRTGYTLPFLESRS, from the coding sequence ATGACCTACACAGAAGCCGTAAAGCACCTTGAGCAAGCGCGCTTTTCTCCCATTTATCTGCTCACCGGGGAAGAGCCCTTTTTCATCCAACAGATCCTGAGCCGCTTTCGAGAGAAGGTCCTCGAAGAGGCGTCCCGCGATTTTAATTATGATCACTTTCAAGGGGAGAGTCTCGATCCGCATCAGGTGTTGATGACGGCGAAGACCTTTCCTTTGTTCAGCGCGCGGCGGTTGGTCATCATCCAAAACGCGGATCTCATCAAAGATGAGCGCGAGACGCTCTTGAGTTACCTCGAATCGCCCTGCGATACGACCGTTTTAGTCTTTGTTGCGGCGAAACCCGATATGCGTAAAAAACTTTTTACCGCGCTGAAAAAGAAAGGAACCGCGATCCACTGCGCCCCTCTCTCGGAACAGGCCTTGCCGGGGTGGATCGCTCAGGAAGGAAAGCGGCGGGGAGTCTCCCTTTCGGAGGAAGCGACATGGTACCTGAAAGAACGCCTCGGGAATGATCTCTTTCTTATTCAGCAAGAGATCGATAAATTTTCACTTCATTCTTCGGATAAAAAGGAAGTTTCTCTCGAGATGGTTCAGCAGTTGATCGCAGGGGGGCGAAGCCATTCAATTTTTGAATTGGTCCGAGCTGTCGGTGAGAAGAATCTGAAGCGCTCTCTGACCCTTCTCTCCTCTCTGCTCGAAGAGGGGGAGCATCCCCTTTTCATTCTGACGATGCTGACGCGGCAGTGGCGGCTCATGGCGACGGCCCGAGAGGGAATCGACGCCGGGAAATCGGAAACGGCGGTCGGCAAGAAGGTTCCGATGCCCCCCAGCCTCCTTCCGGCTTTCTTCAAGCAGCTGCGGAATTGGAAGGAAAGCGAGATTCGGAGGGCGTTTGACCTCTCCTTGGCCGCAGATTCTCAATTGAAGGGGGGAAGACAATCGGCGCCGCAAGTTCTCGAGATGCTGTTGCTCGACCTCTGCAGACCGCATCCGACATCCCAACGGACCGGCTACACCCTCCCTTTTCTGGAATCAAGGTCATGA
- the glgA gene encoding glycogen synthase GlgA: MTPVEGKLNILMAASEAAPYAKTGGLADVVGALSKALAARGASVSVFLPFYSQIDQSRFPLKSTGQTIAVPVSGRLETGEIFSHELAGVRYYFIKNDSYFNRPGLYGTNEGDYPDNAARFVFFSRAVLESAKVLNLRPQIVHSHDWHTGLIPVYLNTAYAGEPSFQETATLFTIHNLGYQGIFWHYDWHLLNLPWEYFNPEALEFYGKINFLKGGLIFADALSTVSPGYAKEIQTAAYGHRLEGVLRKRRKNLYGILNGIDTEEWDPSRDPHIASNYDTKTLQGKEKCKAALQKEVGLPVQKDAPLLAMISRLSEQKGIDLIVSAFDRMMATGAQLIILGNGDKEYEMRLEALAKEYPQQAVVKIAYDHPLAHRIEAGADIFLMPSKYEPCGLSQMMSLRYGTVPVVRATGGLDDTITQFNPDTLKGNGFKFKAYTATAFFRQVQNALSLFREKKKWRALIRNGMEGNYAWDASAEKYLNLYKRIHNKKRGEK; this comes from the coding sequence ATGACCCCGGTGGAAGGAAAATTAAATATCTTGATGGCGGCCTCCGAGGCGGCTCCTTACGCGAAAACGGGGGGGTTGGCCGATGTCGTCGGCGCCCTCTCGAAGGCGTTGGCAGCCCGCGGCGCATCGGTTTCCGTCTTCCTTCCCTTTTATTCGCAGATTGATCAAAGCCGTTTCCCCCTGAAATCGACGGGACAGACGATCGCCGTCCCGGTCTCCGGCCGGCTTGAGACGGGCGAGATTTTTTCTCACGAACTCGCCGGCGTTCGATACTATTTCATCAAAAACGATTCATACTTTAATCGACCCGGATTGTATGGAACCAACGAAGGGGACTACCCCGACAACGCCGCGCGCTTTGTTTTCTTCTCACGCGCCGTTCTGGAATCGGCAAAAGTCCTGAATCTGCGCCCTCAGATCGTTCATAGCCACGATTGGCATACCGGACTCATCCCCGTTTACTTAAATACGGCCTATGCCGGGGAGCCCTCTTTTCAGGAAACCGCGACCTTATTCACGATTCATAATCTCGGCTATCAGGGGATCTTCTGGCATTATGACTGGCATCTTCTCAACCTTCCCTGGGAGTACTTCAACCCTGAGGCTTTGGAATTCTATGGAAAGATCAATTTTCTCAAAGGAGGATTGATCTTTGCCGATGCCCTCTCGACGGTCAGCCCCGGTTATGCGAAAGAGATCCAGACAGCCGCATACGGACACCGTTTAGAAGGGGTCCTTCGAAAACGAAGGAAAAACCTCTATGGAATTTTAAACGGCATCGATACAGAGGAATGGGACCCTTCGCGTGATCCTCATATCGCCTCAAACTACGACACAAAAACGCTCCAGGGAAAAGAAAAATGCAAAGCCGCGCTCCAGAAAGAAGTCGGCCTTCCCGTCCAGAAAGACGCTCCGCTGCTGGCGATGATCAGCCGGCTGAGCGAGCAGAAGGGGATCGATCTGATCGTCTCGGCCTTTGATCGAATGATGGCGACCGGGGCGCAATTGATCATTTTAGGAAACGGCGACAAGGAATATGAAATGCGGCTGGAAGCGTTGGCAAAGGAATATCCGCAGCAGGCGGTAGTGAAGATCGCCTATGATCATCCTCTCGCGCACCGTATCGAAGCCGGCGCCGATATTTTTCTGATGCCGTCCAAGTATGAGCCGTGCGGGTTGAGCCAGATGATGAGTCTCCGTTACGGAACGGTGCCGGTCGTCCGCGCGACGGGAGGGCTCGACGACACCATTACCCAATTCAATCCGGATACGTTGAAGGGAAACGGATTCAAATTCAAGGCGTACACCGCAACCGCCTTCTTTCGGCAAGTCCAAAACGCCCTCTCGCTTTTCAGAGAGAAAAAGAAGTGGCGGGCCCTGATCCGAAACGGGATGGAGGGGAATTACGCGTGGGACGCCTCCGCCGAAAAATACCTGAATCTCTACAAGCGGATCCACAATAAGAAACGGGGGGAGAAATGA
- the lptE gene encoding LptE family protein codes for MRRAILLFLSSLVSLAGCGYHSGLRSEMIPPDQTIAIPLFENATFEPLLEKRVGESFKETFLRQGWQVVAHPHQAPRTLSGRVTRFDKTPISLNRIGQAQEYRITIGLDYTLLSGEGDPPKERNHAEASAEYIVHPDPLADRVAQDRAIREAGKKLAERVAGLISIAPLSAPPLATPADR; via the coding sequence ATGAGAAGAGCGATTCTTCTCTTTCTATCGAGCCTGGTGAGCCTGGCCGGCTGTGGATACCACAGCGGACTCCGATCGGAGATGATCCCTCCCGATCAGACGATCGCCATTCCCCTCTTTGAGAACGCGACGTTCGAGCCGCTTTTGGAGAAGCGGGTCGGCGAGAGCTTCAAAGAGACCTTTCTCAGACAAGGTTGGCAGGTCGTCGCCCATCCCCACCAAGCCCCCCGGACCCTTTCCGGCCGCGTGACCCGTTTCGACAAAACCCCCATCTCGTTGAATCGGATCGGCCAAGCCCAGGAATACCGGATTACCATCGGCCTCGACTATACGCTCCTTTCCGGCGAAGGCGATCCGCCGAAAGAGAGAAATCACGCGGAGGCGTCCGCGGAGTACATCGTCCATCCCGACCCGCTTGCAGATCGGGTCGCGCAAGACCGGGCCATTCGTGAAGCGGGGAAAAAGCTGGCCGAGCGGGTAGCCGGTTTGATCAGCATCGCCCCACTTTCAGCACCCCCCCTCGCAACGCCGGCGGACCGATGA
- a CDS encoding ATP-dependent 6-phosphofructokinase, with the protein MKIGVLTGGGDAPGLNAVIRAIVKSSKVKYNCEVLGIEEGFDGLLSPVKVRAMTPWTIRGILPTGGTVLGTTSTINPMEMTKKIDGKEQQVDLSGELKKNVEELGLSGLIVIGGDGTLKIADNLYKLGVPTIGIPKTIDNDIPATDVTFGFQTAVNTATEALDKLHTTAESHHRVIVVEVMGRYVGWIALEAGIAGGADVILIPEIPFQIDQVCKKIVARYEQGSRFSIVVVAEGAKPLGGEMSVIKRSETGYALRLGGIGNKVGEEIGGCTKMDVRVTVLGHIQRGGSPTPYDRILATRFGVAAMDLFAQGRFGEMVCLKGDEICSVPLSEATRGLKFVPADGERVRAAEALGISFGR; encoded by the coding sequence ATGAAAATCGGTGTGTTAACGGGAGGGGGGGACGCCCCGGGACTCAATGCCGTCATTCGCGCCATCGTCAAATCATCCAAGGTCAAATACAACTGCGAAGTGCTCGGGATCGAAGAAGGCTTCGACGGGCTTCTCTCCCCGGTGAAAGTCAGAGCGATGACCCCCTGGACCATCCGAGGGATCCTTCCGACGGGGGGCACCGTCTTGGGGACCACCAGCACAATCAACCCGATGGAGATGACAAAAAAGATCGACGGGAAAGAGCAGCAGGTCGATCTTTCAGGAGAACTCAAAAAAAATGTCGAGGAACTCGGGCTCTCCGGCTTGATCGTGATCGGCGGGGATGGGACCTTAAAAATCGCCGATAACCTTTACAAATTGGGGGTCCCGACGATCGGCATTCCGAAGACGATCGATAACGATATCCCGGCGACCGACGTCACCTTTGGATTTCAAACCGCGGTGAACACGGCGACCGAGGCGCTCGACAAGCTCCATACGACGGCCGAAAGCCATCATCGGGTCATCGTGGTCGAGGTGATGGGCCGCTATGTCGGATGGATCGCCCTGGAAGCCGGGATTGCGGGGGGGGCGGATGTGATCTTGATCCCGGAGATCCCGTTCCAGATCGATCAGGTTTGCAAGAAGATCGTGGCGCGCTACGAGCAGGGGAGCCGCTTTTCGATCGTCGTCGTCGCCGAAGGGGCCAAACCGCTCGGCGGCGAAATGTCGGTCATCAAACGCTCCGAGACCGGCTACGCGCTGCGCCTCGGCGGTATCGGCAACAAGGTCGGGGAGGAGATCGGCGGCTGCACCAAAATGGATGTCCGGGTCACGGTGCTCGGCCACATTCAGCGGGGCGGATCGCCGACCCCCTACGATCGCATCCTGGCGACCCGCTTCGGCGTCGCCGCGATGGACCTTTTTGCGCAGGGTCGTTTCGGCGAGATGGTCTGCTTGAAAGGAGACGAGATCTGCTCGGTTCCCCTCTCGGAAGCGACGCGGGGGCTGAAATTCGTCCCGGCCGACGGGGAGAGGGTCCGCGCCGCCGAAGCGCTCGGGATCTCCTTCGGCCGATGA
- the murJ gene encoding murein biosynthesis integral membrane protein MurJ, producing the protein MESQGKSLAAQGQVEKGIAGAAGIVAFGTLISRILGFIRDMILANLFGATIAADAFYVAFRIPNILRELFAEGSMSAAFIPVFTEYLSKKSRSEAKELASAAFTTLLLLLCIVVAFGIFFSPLLIRLIAPGFVDDPHKFSLTVSMTRIMFPFLLFISLAALAMGILNSTRRFAPPALASGVFNVVSILFVFGFTPLLPEPVYGAAIGVALGGLAQFLIQVPALYQEGFPLSFRRPIRPLHPGVVQMGRLLLPTTLGLSVTQINVLVNTLLASYLVAGSVTYLYFGMRLIHFPLGIFAVALSTAILPTLSAQAARGETEGLRQTFSFGLRLVFFITFPAMMGLILFRIPIVHLLFEHGEFGRVATLGTANAVLFYSIGLWAFAGIRIVVPVFYSLQDTKTPVKIGLVAVVANIILNLILMGPLQHGGLALATSLSAILNFSLLLLILRKRIGRIDGKRILNSHLKVLFASSTLLPASLWLNAHEMWLSAGDWLLKAALLSIAIVVSAASYFLIQASLKSEEFYFILNLIKSRLTKRSQTPR; encoded by the coding sequence ATGGAAAGTCAAGGAAAAAGCCTCGCTGCTCAGGGCCAAGTCGAGAAAGGAATCGCCGGCGCGGCCGGCATTGTCGCATTCGGAACGCTGATCAGCCGCATTCTCGGATTCATTCGGGATATGATCCTGGCCAACCTCTTCGGGGCGACGATCGCGGCGGATGCCTTCTATGTCGCCTTCCGGATTCCGAACATCCTTCGGGAGTTGTTCGCCGAGGGCTCGATGTCGGCCGCCTTTATTCCGGTTTTTACGGAGTACCTCTCGAAAAAGTCACGGTCGGAGGCCAAAGAGCTTGCCTCCGCGGCCTTTACCACCCTCCTTCTGCTTCTTTGCATTGTCGTCGCCTTCGGGATTTTCTTTTCTCCCCTACTGATCCGTTTGATTGCGCCCGGCTTTGTCGATGATCCCCATAAATTCTCGCTGACCGTCTCCATGACCCGGATCATGTTTCCCTTCCTCCTCTTTATCTCCCTGGCGGCCCTCGCGATGGGAATCCTCAACAGCACCCGGCGTTTCGCCCCCCCCGCGCTCGCCTCCGGTGTTTTTAATGTGGTCAGCATTCTTTTCGTTTTCGGCTTTACCCCGCTCCTTCCCGAGCCGGTTTACGGGGCCGCGATCGGGGTTGCACTGGGAGGCCTCGCGCAGTTTCTCATCCAGGTTCCCGCGCTTTATCAGGAGGGATTCCCTCTTTCCTTTCGAAGGCCGATCCGGCCGCTGCATCCCGGGGTTGTTCAAATGGGACGGCTCCTCCTTCCGACGACGCTCGGCCTCTCCGTCACGCAAATCAATGTCCTAGTAAACACCCTTCTCGCCTCATACTTGGTTGCCGGAAGCGTCACTTATCTTTATTTCGGGATGCGGCTCATCCACTTCCCGCTCGGTATCTTTGCCGTCGCTCTCTCCACGGCGATTCTTCCGACCCTCTCGGCACAAGCGGCCAGAGGAGAAACAGAAGGGTTGCGGCAAACCTTTTCTTTCGGCCTTCGGTTGGTCTTTTTTATCACCTTTCCCGCCATGATGGGGCTGATTCTCTTTCGGATTCCGATCGTTCATCTGCTCTTCGAACATGGGGAATTCGGCCGCGTGGCGACACTTGGGACGGCAAACGCCGTTCTGTTCTATTCCATCGGACTTTGGGCCTTTGCCGGAATCCGGATCGTGGTGCCGGTCTTCTATTCTCTTCAAGATACAAAAACCCCTGTAAAGATCGGTCTGGTTGCCGTGGTCGCCAATATAATTCTGAATCTCATCCTGATGGGTCCGCTCCAGCATGGCGGTTTGGCGCTGGCGACCTCTCTTTCAGCGATCCTCAACTTTTCCCTCCTCCTCCTCATTTTGAGGAAACGGATCGGACGGATCGACGGAAAACGAATTCTCAACTCCCATCTAAAGGTACTCTTCGCCTCCAGCACCCTTTTACCGGCCTCCTTATGGCTAAATGCCCATGAGATGTGGCTCTCAGCCGGGGATTGGCTTCTTAAAGCAGCGCTACTCTCTATAGCTATTGTTGTAAGTGCAGCATCCTATTTTCTGATACAGGCTTCTTTAAAAAGTGAAGAATTCTACTTTATCCTCAATCTTATCAAGAGCCGCCTTACAAAGCGCTCCCAAACTCCTCGTTAA
- a CDS encoding zinc-dependent alcohol dehydrogenase → MKAVSWYGSQEVRVETVPDPKILNPRDAIVKVTTAAICGSDLHLYHGNVPTMKRGDILGHEFMGEVVEVGKGNRKLRVGDRVVVPFSISCGNCFYCRMEAFTLCDNSNPNFLMQEKVTDYPTAGLFGYTHLYGGYPGGQAEYVRVPFADVGPVRIPDDLTDEQVLFLGDIFPTAYHAAINGRIQPGDVVAVWGCGPVGLLTIKCAYLLGAERVIAIDHVSERLEKAGGQNHTEVLNFEEVDVVDALKDITAGRGPDVCIDAVGMDADEKGPVAAYEKLKQKFYLETDRPFALREVIRACRSGGTVSLPGVYAGYVDKMPMGIAFGKGITFRMGQTPVQKYTGLLLDRIIKEKIDLTYIITHRMPLDEAPEGYRIFNEKEEGCIKVLLKPGS, encoded by the coding sequence ATGAAGGCTGTTTCTTGGTATGGATCACAAGAGGTTCGGGTCGAGACTGTTCCCGATCCGAAAATTCTCAATCCGCGCGATGCCATCGTCAAAGTGACGACGGCGGCGATCTGCGGTTCCGATCTCCACCTCTATCACGGCAATGTTCCGACGATGAAGCGCGGTGATATTCTCGGTCACGAATTTATGGGGGAGGTGGTCGAGGTGGGAAAGGGAAATCGGAAGCTCCGCGTGGGGGACCGGGTGGTCGTTCCCTTTTCGATCTCCTGCGGCAACTGCTTCTACTGCCGAATGGAAGCGTTCACCCTCTGTGACAACTCCAATCCGAATTTCCTGATGCAGGAGAAAGTGACCGACTATCCGACCGCCGGTCTCTTCGGCTACACCCACCTTTATGGCGGCTACCCGGGAGGACAGGCGGAGTATGTCCGTGTCCCGTTTGCCGACGTGGGGCCGGTCCGTATCCCGGACGATCTGACCGATGAGCAGGTTCTCTTCCTGGGGGATATCTTCCCTACCGCGTATCATGCGGCGATCAACGGCCGTATTCAGCCGGGGGATGTGGTGGCGGTTTGGGGATGCGGTCCCGTCGGACTACTCACGATCAAGTGCGCTTATCTTCTCGGGGCGGAGCGGGTCATCGCAATCGATCACGTTTCGGAGCGGCTCGAAAAGGCGGGGGGCCAGAACCACACCGAGGTCCTCAACTTCGAAGAGGTCGATGTCGTGGACGCACTCAAGGACATTACCGCCGGCCGGGGTCCCGATGTCTGCATCGATGCGGTCGGGATGGATGCCGATGAAAAAGGGCCGGTGGCCGCGTATGAAAAATTAAAACAGAAGTTTTACCTGGAGACCGATCGCCCCTTTGCGCTGAGAGAAGTCATCCGCGCCTGCCGAAGCGGGGGAACGGTTTCTCTGCCGGGGGTCTATGCCGGCTATGTCGACAAGATGCCGATGGGGATCGCCTTCGGGAAGGGGATCACGTTTCGGATGGGGCAGACGCCGGTTCAAAAATATACGGGGCTCCTGCTCGATCGGATCATCAAAGAGAAGATCGATCTGACCTACATTATCACCCATCGGATGCCGCTCGATGAAGCGCCGGAGGGTTATCGGATCTTTAACGAAAAAGAGGAGGGCTGCATCAAAGTTCTCTTAAAACCGGGGAGTTGA
- the lpxC gene encoding UDP-3-O-acyl-N-acetylglucosamine deacetylase has protein sequence MNEKTIQNEVSCSGIGLHSGEKIHLRLIPAAEGSGIIFCRTDLGGVLIPANASHVVSTHLSTTIGMEGATVQTIEHLLAAIAAFGVDNLIIELDGPEVPILDGSAAPFADLLSEAGIVHQKKAKRIVQVIEPVTVSEKGKHVTVSPASTFEISYQIQFDHPLISSQTYRYQHSPETFMTEIAPARTFGFLKDVQMLQSMGLARGGSLENAIVIGEEQVLNEGGLRFPDEFVRHKILDLIGDLSLLGMPIIGKIEAVCSGHLLHSRLIKALLQNNKACKILGAGPAVEPHRVPSRPAPIYSPLSSAI, from the coding sequence ATGAATGAAAAAACAATCCAAAACGAGGTATCCTGCTCTGGAATCGGCCTTCATTCCGGGGAAAAGATCCATCTGAGACTCATTCCCGCCGCTGAGGGGAGCGGGATCATTTTCTGCAGAACAGATCTCGGCGGAGTATTGATCCCTGCAAATGCTTCCCATGTGGTTTCTACCCACTTGTCTACCACAATCGGAATGGAAGGAGCAACCGTCCAGACCATCGAACACCTTCTGGCGGCAATCGCTGCTTTCGGCGTCGATAACCTCATCATCGAATTAGATGGTCCGGAGGTTCCTATTTTAGACGGCAGCGCGGCCCCCTTTGCCGATCTCTTATCGGAGGCGGGGATTGTTCATCAGAAAAAGGCAAAAAGAATCGTCCAAGTGATCGAACCGGTGACCGTCTCGGAAAAGGGGAAACATGTTACTGTTTCTCCGGCGTCCACCTTCGAGATCTCCTATCAGATTCAATTCGATCATCCGCTGATCTCGAGCCAGACATACCGTTATCAGCATAGCCCGGAAACCTTCATGACCGAGATCGCTCCGGCCAGGACATTCGGGTTCCTGAAAGATGTCCAAATGCTTCAATCGATGGGGCTGGCCCGGGGAGGCTCGCTCGAGAATGCGATTGTCATTGGGGAGGAGCAGGTGTTAAATGAGGGGGGGCTTCGCTTCCCGGACGAATTCGTTCGCCACAAAATTCTCGATTTAATTGGAGATCTCTCGCTGCTCGGAATGCCGATCATCGGTAAGATCGAGGCGGTATGCTCGGGACACCTGCTTCATTCAAGGCTGATTAAAGCGCTTTTACAAAACAATAAAGCCTGTAAAATCTTGGGCGCCGGTCCCGCGGTTGAACCACACAGAGTTCCTTCCCGCCCAGCACCGATCTACTCTCCACTTTCTTCAGCAATATAA
- the rpsT gene encoding 30S ribosomal protein S20: MANHPSALKRERQAKKRRQRNRGILSAVRTAVKRVQAALSEKNQDQAKTALKDATSSLDGAASKGVIPKARASRKISRLAARVNKFLSSKASPSA, translated from the coding sequence GTGGCAAATCATCCATCTGCATTGAAACGAGAACGGCAGGCAAAGAAAAGGAGACAGAGAAATCGAGGGATCCTCTCCGCCGTTCGAACCGCCGTCAAGCGGGTTCAGGCGGCCCTTTCCGAAAAAAATCAGGATCAGGCGAAAACGGCTCTCAAGGACGCAACCTCGTCGCTCGACGGCGCCGCATCCAAAGGGGTGATTCCCAAAGCGCGCGCCTCCCGCAAAATCTCTCGCCTCGCGGCGCGAGTCAATAAGTTCCTGTCGTCGAAGGCATCCCCCTCTGCCTAA
- a CDS encoding SRPBCC family protein, which produces MEIKKAVTVLKSPEELYRYWRKFDMLPNFMKNLEAVTPLGDRRSHWRAKGPAAQVFEWDAEITEDQINERIAWRSLEGADVEQAGAVTFKKAPGDRGTEVRVRMEYNAPGGKLGAAAAKLIGDDPGTRVYEDLRRFKALMETGEIPVNNGEPARPK; this is translated from the coding sequence ATGGAAATAAAAAAGGCAGTCACCGTTTTAAAGTCGCCGGAGGAGCTCTACCGTTACTGGCGAAAGTTCGACATGCTTCCGAATTTCATGAAAAACCTCGAGGCGGTCACGCCGCTGGGGGACCGGCGCTCTCATTGGCGGGCGAAGGGGCCGGCGGCTCAGGTGTTCGAATGGGACGCGGAGATCACCGAGGATCAGATCAACGAGCGGATCGCGTGGCGGTCGCTGGAGGGCGCCGACGTTGAGCAGGCCGGCGCCGTGACCTTTAAAAAGGCGCCGGGCGACCGGGGGACGGAAGTTCGGGTGAGGATGGAATACAACGCGCCGGGCGGGAAACTCGGCGCGGCGGCGGCAAAGCTGATCGGAGATGATCCGGGGACGCGGGTCTATGAAGATCTGCGTCGCTTCAAAGCGCTGATGGAAACGGGAGAGATCCCGGTCAACAACGGCGAGCCGGCCCGTCCCAAATAG
- a CDS encoding PD-(D/E)XK nuclease family protein, producing MSGLRHQQEILMVSTLSQQRYCEKKVDLAMQFPEVEPTSPAMEQGAEGHARLEEGATPVTREEIEASLHRGESLTLFEFPMEGVWEEIPIWGRPDLVQLEGKSAKLLVEFKFSRRSNLFPSQQTQANLYGWLLQQNRFDVDSLLCAVAIFPATIPHVKLLPADLIGTLLKVTEQLRAKTFRSAVPILRQEKSFTLHLFPFRPQIAERDLRWAVDYWRGKREPEPSGSINKCRICRFNAEALCDQALAPFSR from the coding sequence ATGAGCGGATTGCGGCATCAACAAGAAATCCTGATGGTCTCCACCCTCTCGCAACAGCGGTATTGCGAGAAGAAGGTCGATCTCGCGATGCAGTTCCCAGAGGTGGAGCCGACCTCTCCGGCGATGGAGCAAGGGGCCGAAGGCCATGCGCGGCTGGAAGAAGGGGCGACCCCCGTCACCCGGGAGGAGATTGAGGCTTCGCTCCATCGCGGGGAGAGCCTGACTCTTTTCGAATTTCCGATGGAAGGGGTCTGGGAAGAGATCCCGATTTGGGGGCGGCCCGACTTGGTTCAATTGGAGGGGAAATCGGCCAAACTGCTGGTCGAATTTAAATTCTCACGTCGCTCGAATCTCTTCCCTTCGCAACAAACGCAGGCCAACCTCTACGGCTGGCTACTCCAGCAGAATCGATTTGATGTCGATTCTCTTCTTTGCGCCGTCGCGATCTTCCCCGCGACGATTCCTCACGTCAAGCTTCTCCCCGCCGATCTGATCGGAACGCTCCTGAAGGTCACGGAGCAACTTCGGGCAAAAACGTTCCGCTCTGCGGTCCCCATTCTCCGGCAAGAAAAATCGTTCACGCTTCATCTCTTCCCGTTCCGTCCGCAGATCGCCGAGCGCGATCTGCGCTGGGCGGTCGATTACTGGCGGGGGAAAAGGGAGCCCGAACCGAGCGGTTCGATCAACAAATGCCGGATCTGCCGGTTTAACGCCGAAGCGCTCTGCGACCAGGCGCTCGCCCCTTTTTCCCGCTGA